A single genomic interval of Cucumis sativus cultivar 9930 chromosome 5, Cucumber_9930_V3, whole genome shotgun sequence harbors:
- the LOC101217483 gene encoding uncharacterized protein LOC101217483 isoform X2 gives MSEKIIEDVKEKVIDDTPSHNQDHCEKSEEQITGPDEKGENPMPSQQQEEETIKKKYGGIVPKKPPLISKDHERAFFDSADWALGKQGGAQKPKGPLEALRPKLQPTPHQQVRSRRSAYAPADDSEGTDGNIDPAAEDQQSTLESGCNDHVSEDKVCKE, from the exons ATGTcagaaaaaattattgaggATGTAAAGGAGAAAGTAATTGACGATACTCCTTCTCATAATCAAGACCATTGTGAGAAATCTGAGGAACAAATAACAGGTCCAGATGAGAAAGGGGAAAATCCCATGCCTTCACAGCAACAAGAG GAGGAGACCATCAAGAAGAAGTACGGAGGAATAGTGCCAAAGAAGCCTCCTTTGATTTCAAAA GACCATGAACGTGCCTTTTTCGATTCTGCTGATTGGGCACTAGGGAAG CAAGGAGGAGCTCAAAAACCTAAAGGACCACTTGAAGCACTCAGGCCAAAGTTGCAG CCAACCCCACATCAGCAAGTCCGTTCAAGACGCTCGGCTTATGCTCCTGCCGATGATAGTGAAG GGACTGATGGCAATATTGACCCCGCTGCTGAGGATCAGCAATCCACATTAGAAAGTGGCTGCAATGACCACGTTTCTGAAGACAAAGTGTGCAAGGAATAA
- the LOC101217483 gene encoding uncharacterized protein LOC101217483 isoform X1, with amino-acid sequence MSEKIIEDVKEKVIDDTPSHNQDHCEKSEEQITGPDEKGENPMPSQQQESDNGFKQEETIKKKYGGIVPKKPPLISKDHERAFFDSADWALGKQGGAQKPKGPLEALRPKLQPTPHQQVRSRRSAYAPADDSEGTDGNIDPAAEDQQSTLESGCNDHVSEDKVCKE; translated from the exons ATGTcagaaaaaattattgaggATGTAAAGGAGAAAGTAATTGACGATACTCCTTCTCATAATCAAGACCATTGTGAGAAATCTGAGGAACAAATAACAGGTCCAGATGAGAAAGGGGAAAATCCCATGCCTTCACAGCAACAAGAG TCTGATAATGGTTTTAAACAGGAGGAGACCATCAAGAAGAAGTACGGAGGAATAGTGCCAAAGAAGCCTCCTTTGATTTCAAAA GACCATGAACGTGCCTTTTTCGATTCTGCTGATTGGGCACTAGGGAAG CAAGGAGGAGCTCAAAAACCTAAAGGACCACTTGAAGCACTCAGGCCAAAGTTGCAG CCAACCCCACATCAGCAAGTCCGTTCAAGACGCTCGGCTTATGCTCCTGCCGATGATAGTGAAG GGACTGATGGCAATATTGACCCCGCTGCTGAGGATCAGCAATCCACATTAGAAAGTGGCTGCAATGACCACGTTTCTGAAGACAAAGTGTGCAAGGAATAA